The following are encoded together in the Campylobacter devanensis genome:
- a CDS encoding DUF1643 domain-containing protein, translated as MYKWKDGFKPDICDKDKQCRYMLGKKGKNTLICIGANPSVASGGECDATMNNLCSILQNNGYDGFVMLNLYPLIATNPSDLANFDEKIHKSNLEKIKAILAEYKNSDILLCYGVVLKKRKYLQKCLDDILSLCSSRNIKCLDAITKDGYPPHPSRKSNKIKIIDFEIKNDNK; from the coding sequence ATGTATAAATGGAAAGATGGCTTTAAGCCTGATATTTGCGATAAAGACAAGCAATGTAGATATATGCTTGGTAAAAAGGGTAAAAATACGCTAATTTGTATCGGCGCAAATCCTAGCGTAGCAAGTGGTGGCGAATGCGATGCTACAATGAATAATCTATGCTCAATTCTACAAAATAACGGCTATGATGGTTTTGTAATGCTAAATCTCTATCCACTAATAGCTACAAATCCTAGTGACCTTGCTAACTTTGATGAAAAAATACATAAGTCTAATTTAGAAAAAATAAAAGCTATTTTAGCTGAATACAAAAATAGTGATATTTTGCTTTGCTATGGCGTGGTGTTAAAAAAGCGTAAATATCTACAAAAATGTTTAGATGATATTTTAAGTCTATGTAGTAGCCGAAATATAAAATGCCTCGATGCTATCACAAAAGATGGCTATCCGCCACATCCATCACGCAAAAGCAACAAAATCAAAATAATTGATTTTGAAATAAAAAACGACAATAAATAG